From Halalkalibaculum roseum, one genomic window encodes:
- the smc gene encoding chromosome segregation protein SMC — protein MYISDLELQGFKSFAYKTQVKFDKGITAIVGPNGCGKSNIVDAMRWVLGEQRPTLLRSASMTNVIFNGTAKKNALGMAEVSLTFVNNKGLLPTEYNEVTISRRLYRSGESEYLINGTTCRLKDISELFMDTGMSSDAYSVIELKMVEEILNDKNNDRRRLFEEAAGVTRYKEKRKKTFRKLDEAQKDLQRVEDILVEVRKNTRSLEIQAEKAQKAKKYRKELEHLDKALNLHEYQKIKEELEPLQERIANAEKEKKEIIAKADELEQTEEEARNALNEKERNQAEAQRRVSQLHSKIQDTETNLRITKEKISNEEGVIEQYTKDIEQGKQDLKDLRELFENSKNKLETFEKDLQKAGQNLKDSKEKYSSVQQKYSAVRENLRQLEQEFSETNRKLNDLQSERIRIESKLENTEGDLIRIREEIEDLEDEIENFKGEKGLLNEKLDEAREGREKRQEALNNAKEKRESLSDKRDELKDQIRSYQSSLDSIESEISLLQDIANSNEAFPSSVQYLLDEHGERFELLDVVSNILSTDEEHAIALEAVLGESLNFVVVNTLSDARKAASLLKDDDKGRATFIPLDRLSDNYDVEKNSLYHKAESQKKFNALTQLLLGNVLVFDSVEEAQEKLQGSRNIGVTPDGEVITTHSFLKSGSKSKNAGIRVGLKDKIEKLEKKAEKSRSNIKSSQQELQEVQEEYDKINLSELEKELKEKEKEVRSIENRINSFDSKIQVYEKNIGELKNRRESLISNEGNAQEKLDSLQPKQKELQQKLKDLHEQQEEKKQVLQDLEEERSIAQSRYNDAQLKHQDLQNKVENHERDIKRAENGIKSVKERLELRSEKTEEAKKRIERYKSSIEQYEDELETTRKKKKEADKALEDAEQSSAKQRGNINEIEKDLKEVRRRKEVNMELVHHLAMAKEKFEMQIENLSDHIWDTYGVLMDQIDEELPEDMEPEEAKERISWLRQKLNKIGDVNPLAIEEFEEEKERLDFYEEQIEDLHKAEQELRETIDEINKTATERFNKTFEKIRENFVDVFHTLFNEDDFCDLVIDEEAEDPLEASIEIKANPRGKRPSTINQLSGGEKTLTAIALLFAIYLVKPSPFCVLDEVDAPLDDANIERFANMIKRFSEETQFIIITHNKKTMGKAEMMYGITMPETGISRLVGVKLDEVAEA, from the coding sequence ATGTATATATCCGACCTAGAATTACAGGGCTTTAAGAGTTTTGCCTACAAAACGCAGGTGAAATTCGACAAAGGCATTACCGCAATCGTCGGTCCCAATGGATGCGGCAAGTCAAATATTGTGGACGCGATGCGCTGGGTACTCGGCGAGCAACGTCCCACCCTACTTCGCTCTGCCAGCATGACCAATGTCATTTTCAACGGGACCGCCAAGAAGAATGCCCTTGGCATGGCTGAAGTCTCTCTGACCTTTGTAAATAATAAAGGTCTATTGCCTACCGAATATAATGAAGTAACCATTTCCCGGCGACTCTACCGTTCCGGTGAAAGCGAGTACCTCATTAATGGAACGACCTGTAGGCTGAAAGATATCTCTGAACTGTTCATGGATACGGGTATGAGCTCTGATGCCTACTCTGTGATTGAACTGAAAATGGTTGAGGAGATTCTCAATGACAAGAATAACGACCGCCGTCGTCTATTTGAAGAGGCTGCAGGAGTAACCCGCTATAAAGAGAAGCGTAAGAAGACCTTCCGCAAGCTCGATGAAGCCCAAAAAGACCTCCAGCGTGTGGAAGATATCCTGGTGGAGGTTCGTAAAAACACTCGGTCTCTTGAAATACAGGCTGAAAAGGCCCAAAAGGCCAAGAAATACCGCAAAGAGCTGGAGCACCTTGACAAAGCATTAAACCTGCACGAGTACCAAAAGATCAAGGAAGAGCTCGAACCACTGCAGGAGCGGATTGCAAATGCCGAGAAAGAGAAGAAAGAGATTATTGCCAAAGCAGACGAACTGGAACAGACCGAGGAAGAAGCCAGAAATGCCCTCAACGAAAAAGAGCGAAACCAGGCCGAAGCACAGCGTCGAGTAAGCCAGCTCCATTCCAAAATACAGGACACCGAGACCAACCTTCGCATCACTAAAGAGAAGATCAGCAATGAAGAAGGGGTCATCGAGCAGTACACCAAGGATATTGAACAAGGCAAGCAGGACCTAAAAGACCTGCGGGAGCTTTTTGAGAACAGTAAAAACAAACTGGAGACTTTCGAAAAAGACCTTCAGAAAGCCGGGCAGAACCTTAAAGACTCCAAAGAGAAGTACTCATCGGTTCAACAGAAGTATTCCGCTGTACGGGAGAATTTGAGACAGCTGGAGCAAGAATTCAGCGAGACTAACCGCAAGCTCAACGATTTACAGTCTGAGCGTATCCGTATTGAGTCAAAACTGGAAAATACGGAAGGTGACCTCATACGCATCCGCGAGGAAATTGAAGATCTGGAAGATGAGATCGAGAATTTCAAAGGGGAAAAGGGACTGCTTAATGAGAAATTAGATGAAGCCCGGGAAGGCCGGGAAAAGAGACAGGAAGCTCTCAACAATGCCAAAGAGAAGCGGGAATCCTTAAGCGATAAGCGCGATGAACTGAAAGATCAGATTCGTAGCTATCAGAGCAGCCTTGATTCCATTGAATCAGAGATTTCACTGCTCCAGGATATTGCCAATTCCAATGAGGCTTTCCCATCTAGTGTTCAATACTTGCTGGATGAACATGGAGAACGTTTCGAACTGCTGGACGTAGTATCCAACATTCTTTCCACAGATGAGGAGCATGCCATTGCCCTTGAAGCCGTTCTTGGAGAATCTCTGAATTTTGTAGTCGTAAATACCTTATCCGACGCCCGGAAAGCCGCCTCCCTACTCAAGGATGACGACAAGGGACGTGCGACCTTCATACCGCTCGACCGTTTGAGCGACAACTACGATGTGGAAAAGAATTCACTGTATCACAAAGCAGAGTCACAGAAAAAATTTAATGCATTGACCCAGCTGCTTCTGGGCAATGTGCTTGTATTCGATTCGGTTGAAGAGGCGCAAGAGAAGCTGCAAGGCAGTCGCAATATCGGGGTTACACCTGACGGGGAGGTTATTACAACCCACAGCTTCCTGAAAAGCGGCAGCAAGAGCAAGAATGCAGGCATCCGGGTCGGACTGAAAGATAAGATTGAAAAACTGGAAAAGAAGGCTGAGAAGTCTCGTTCAAATATCAAAAGCTCGCAGCAGGAGCTGCAGGAAGTGCAGGAAGAGTACGACAAGATCAATCTTTCCGAACTGGAAAAAGAGCTTAAAGAGAAGGAGAAAGAAGTCAGGAGTATCGAGAACCGTATCAACAGCTTCGACTCTAAAATCCAGGTCTATGAAAAAAATATCGGGGAGCTGAAAAATCGTCGGGAATCGCTGATCAGCAACGAAGGCAATGCCCAGGAAAAGCTGGACAGCCTTCAACCCAAGCAGAAAGAGCTGCAACAGAAACTCAAAGACCTGCACGAACAGCAGGAAGAGAAAAAACAGGTACTGCAGGATCTGGAGGAAGAGCGCTCCATTGCCCAGAGCCGCTATAATGACGCCCAGTTGAAGCACCAGGACTTGCAGAACAAAGTTGAAAACCACGAACGTGATATCAAGCGAGCTGAAAACGGCATCAAAAGTGTCAAGGAACGGCTGGAACTGCGTTCTGAGAAAACAGAGGAAGCCAAAAAGCGTATCGAGCGGTACAAGTCATCCATAGAACAGTACGAGGATGAACTCGAAACCACCCGCAAGAAAAAGAAAGAAGCCGATAAAGCCCTTGAGGATGCAGAGCAAAGTTCGGCCAAGCAGCGTGGAAATATCAATGAAATTGAGAAAGACCTGAAGGAGGTCCGCCGCCGCAAGGAAGTGAATATGGAGCTGGTTCATCACCTGGCCATGGCCAAGGAGAAATTTGAGATGCAGATTGAGAATCTCTCCGATCACATCTGGGACACCTACGGCGTGTTGATGGATCAGATTGATGAGGAGCTGCCTGAGGATATGGAGCCGGAAGAAGCCAAAGAACGCATCAGCTGGCTGCGACAGAAGCTGAACAAGATTGGTGACGTGAATCCGCTTGCCATTGAGGAGTTCGAAGAAGAGAAAGAGCGGCTCGACTTTTACGAGGAACAGATAGAAGATCTCCACAAAGCTGAACAGGAGCTTCGCGAGACCATTGACGAGATCAACAAAACCGCCACCGAGCGTTTTAACAAGACCTTCGAAAAAATTCGGGAGAACTTTGTTGATGTATTCCACACGCTGTTCAACGAAGACGATTTTTGTGACTTAGTAATCGATGAGGAAGCCGAAGACCCGCTAGAGGCCAGCATTGAGATCAAAGCTAACCCACGCGGCAAGAGGCCATCTACCATCAATCAGCTCTCCGGCGGAGAAAAGACTCTCACAGCCATTGCACTGCTCTTTGCCATCTACCTCGTTAAGCCTTCCCCCTTCTGTGTGCTCGATGAGGTTGACGCGCCGCTAGACGACGCTAATATTGAACGCTTTGCCAATATGATTAAACGTTTCAGTGAGGAGACACAGTTTATCATCATTACCCACAACAAGAAGACCATGGGCAAAGCCGAGATGATGTACGGTATCACCATGCCGGAGACCGGTATCAGCCGGCTCGTAGGGGTAAAGCTGGATGAAGTGGCGGAGGCGTAG
- a CDS encoding HAD family hydrolase — MKPILLFDIDGTLLSVERNFMHSLISEILDSLSLDSSVLADTAFAGRTDQAIFRSLLGNQQQNDYLYRELKTRYLAGMHQELKPAHVSVYEHTDTCLSFFRERNHHMGLLTGNFKEIAAHKLSMAGYNNYFTFGAYGCDHADRNLLGSAASKNYRQLHEREAEPEEFIIVGDTPLDIECARHFGCRCVVVTTGHFSREELAAHDPDLILDSLEKPEDWFSELVG; from the coding sequence ATGAAGCCTATACTCCTGTTTGATATCGACGGAACCCTGCTCAGCGTCGAGAGAAATTTTATGCACTCGTTGATTTCCGAGATCCTTGATTCGTTATCCCTGGATTCTTCGGTTCTTGCCGATACAGCCTTTGCGGGTAGAACCGACCAGGCCATTTTCCGGTCGCTGCTGGGAAATCAGCAACAGAATGATTACCTCTACCGTGAATTGAAGACCCGTTACCTGGCAGGCATGCATCAGGAGTTGAAGCCTGCACATGTGTCGGTTTATGAACATACAGATACCTGCCTCAGCTTTTTTAGAGAGCGAAACCATCATATGGGACTGCTGACCGGTAATTTCAAGGAAATTGCTGCTCACAAGCTGAGCATGGCCGGATACAATAATTATTTCACCTTTGGAGCTTACGGTTGCGATCACGCCGACCGCAATCTCCTGGGTAGCGCTGCAAGTAAGAACTACCGCCAGCTGCATGAAAGAGAAGCCGAGCCGGAAGAGTTTATCATCGTCGGAGATACGCCTCTGGATATTGAGTGTGCCCGGCATTTTGGGTGTCGCTGCGTGGTGGTGACTACCGGCCACTTTTCAAGAGAGGAGCTGGCTGCGCATGACCCGGACCTGATATTAGATAGCCTGGAAAAGCCTGAGGATTGGTTTAGTGAGTTAGTTGGGTAG
- the recF gene encoding DNA replication/repair protein RecF (All proteins in this family for which functions are known are DNA-binding proteins that assist the filamentation of RecA onto DNA for the initiation of recombination or recombinational repair.) produces MRTTFTRLQNFRNHVDTRVEWAPHMNVIIGPNGAGKTNLIDAIHYLCMTRSFISTSDIYVVNQDATFFMVKGHFEGNIRASFDVGCSYSRGEGKKIFVNESPLDRLSDLIGMVPVVVLAPQDKKLTSEGPAERRSFIDSFISQISPRYLKDLLDFRKARKQRNKLLQEFRGSREVMLAYLEPWNVQLVEYGSRIVAKRTEVLNQFQDYLAEEYELISGMRHKPHLEYQTFCEPSEDIQVVEDRYREELKKALDNELEREITTVGPHRDEIVFYLDDFELRKFGSQGQHRLFALALKLAQLFYFSAELDDLPIFLLDDVFGDLDAQRTEVLLNALIEHAGQTFITSANPIPFEDYVTFDGEKNRKFRVEQGKIERIK; encoded by the coding sequence ATGCGCACTACATTCACCCGACTTCAAAATTTTCGCAACCATGTGGATACACGGGTTGAATGGGCACCACACATGAATGTTATCATCGGTCCCAATGGGGCCGGAAAAACAAACCTGATCGATGCCATTCACTACCTCTGCATGACCCGTAGTTTTATCTCCACCAGTGACATTTATGTGGTAAATCAGGATGCCACTTTTTTTATGGTCAAGGGTCATTTTGAAGGAAACATCAGGGCCAGCTTTGATGTAGGATGTTCCTATTCGCGCGGGGAAGGGAAGAAGATTTTTGTAAATGAAAGTCCGCTTGATCGCTTATCCGATCTTATCGGTATGGTACCTGTCGTCGTGTTGGCACCACAGGATAAAAAACTGACCAGCGAGGGACCTGCCGAACGCCGCTCGTTTATTGACTCGTTCATCAGCCAGATATCACCGCGATATCTCAAGGATTTGCTGGATTTCAGGAAAGCCCGAAAGCAGCGAAACAAGCTCCTTCAGGAATTCCGCGGCAGCCGCGAAGTCATGCTAGCCTACCTGGAGCCGTGGAATGTACAACTGGTTGAATATGGCTCGCGTATTGTCGCTAAGCGAACGGAGGTGTTGAATCAGTTTCAGGATTACCTGGCAGAGGAGTATGAACTGATATCCGGTATGCGTCATAAACCGCATCTGGAGTACCAGACCTTTTGTGAGCCCTCAGAGGATATTCAAGTCGTAGAAGATCGGTACCGGGAAGAGCTGAAAAAAGCCCTGGATAATGAACTCGAACGGGAAATTACTACGGTAGGGCCGCACCGTGATGAAATCGTTTTCTACCTCGATGATTTTGAACTTCGCAAATTCGGTTCCCAAGGCCAGCACAGGCTTTTTGCACTGGCTCTGAAACTGGCTCAGCTGTTTTACTTTTCTGCCGAACTGGATGATCTGCCCATTTTTTTGCTGGATGATGTCTTCGGTGATTTGGATGCCCAGCGAACCGAAGTATTACTCAATGCTCTGATTGAGCATGCGGGTCAGACTTTCATTACGTCGGCAAATCCAATACCTTTTGAGGACTATGTCACCTTCGACGGTGAGAAGAATCGCAAATTTCGTGTGGAGCAGGGAAAGATAGAAAGGATAAAATAG
- the eno gene encoding phosphopyruvate hydratase yields the protein MSFIDEINGRQIIDSRGNPTVEVDVILNTGIMGRAAVPSGASTGEHEAVELRDGDENVFMGKGVRKAVENVNTIIAGELRGMEVFNQVELDNTLLDLDGTENKGKLGANAILGVSLAAADAAANALNLPLWRYIGGVNAKVLPLPMMNIINGGSHADNNVDLQEFMISPGGASSFSEAIRMGAEVFHNLKKVLKDKGYNTAVGDEGGFAPNLKSNEEAVEVILQATEKAGYTPGEDIFITLDPATSEFYNAEKNVYEFKWSDGSERDQEDMVAFWSDWVDKYPIVSIEDALAEDDWDGWKKLTDAIGDKVQLVGDDLFVTNTDRLAKGIKMGVANSILIKVNQIGTLTETLDAIEMAHKNDYTAVISHRSGETEDTTIADLAVATNAGQIKTGSMSRTDRIAKYNQLLRIEEQLGPNAIFPGKDAFGV from the coding sequence ATGAGTTTTATCGATGAAATTAACGGGCGCCAGATCATTGATTCCCGAGGCAACCCGACTGTAGAAGTTGATGTTATTTTGAACACCGGAATAATGGGACGTGCTGCAGTTCCCTCCGGAGCCTCCACCGGAGAGCACGAGGCGGTAGAGCTTCGCGACGGTGATGAAAATGTTTTTATGGGCAAAGGAGTTCGGAAGGCTGTTGAAAATGTGAACACCATAATTGCCGGGGAGCTTAGGGGTATGGAGGTGTTCAACCAGGTGGAACTTGACAACACCCTGCTTGATCTCGACGGTACGGAAAACAAAGGCAAGCTTGGCGCAAATGCTATATTGGGTGTATCATTAGCTGCAGCAGATGCCGCTGCCAACGCACTGAATCTGCCGCTTTGGAGGTATATTGGTGGCGTAAATGCCAAAGTGCTGCCTCTGCCTATGATGAATATAATCAACGGCGGATCTCATGCCGATAATAATGTGGACCTTCAGGAATTCATGATTTCTCCGGGTGGGGCTTCCAGTTTTTCTGAAGCTATCCGTATGGGTGCCGAAGTGTTTCATAATCTGAAGAAAGTGCTGAAGGACAAAGGTTATAATACGGCTGTCGGTGATGAAGGTGGTTTTGCCCCCAACCTCAAGTCGAATGAAGAAGCGGTGGAAGTTATACTACAGGCAACCGAAAAGGCGGGATATACTCCCGGTGAAGACATCTTCATCACGCTCGATCCTGCTACTTCGGAATTCTATAACGCCGAGAAGAATGTCTATGAATTTAAATGGAGTGATGGAAGCGAACGCGACCAGGAAGATATGGTTGCCTTCTGGAGCGATTGGGTAGATAAGTATCCTATTGTCTCCATTGAGGATGCTTTGGCAGAAGATGACTGGGATGGCTGGAAGAAGCTTACTGATGCTATCGGAGACAAGGTGCAGTTGGTCGGTGACGACCTCTTTGTAACCAATACCGATCGACTGGCCAAGGGAATTAAGATGGGAGTTGCGAATTCTATCCTGATTAAAGTCAACCAGATCGGAACGCTAACTGAAACGCTTGATGCCATCGAAATGGCGCATAAAAATGATTACACTGCCGTGATCTCACACCGTTCGGGAGAAACCGAAGATACCACTATCGCCGACCTTGCTGTGGCAACCAATGCGGGTCAGATCAAAACGGGTTCCATGAGTCGTACCGACCGTATCGCCAAGTACAACCAGTTGCTGAGAATTGAAGAACAGTTAGGTCCAAATGCCATATTTCCCGGCAAAGACGCTTTCGGCGTTTAA
- a CDS encoding 4-hydroxy-3-methylbut-2-enyl diphosphate reductase translates to MARKKFDIPDIYESPIIRKVKDANKVVDPRKKDLEPTLLDFGPVQFYIPRHFGFCYGVENAIDIAYRTVNEHPDKDIYLLSEMIHNPTVNEDLQARGVRFLFETDGTELIPISSLDQDDIVIVPAFGTTIEIQQKLKEQGIDPYEYNTTCPFVEKVWKRGSQLGNKGYSLVIHGKHHHEETRATFSHSSNHSECVVVLNPEEAQILADIMTGDRPRTDFEKYFGHKSTENFDPITSLEHFGVINQTTMLATETQEVMDILKEAAAKRFGESDVLDHFADTTDTLCYATNENQSATLALADTDADIGLVVGGYNSSNTMHLVEILEHAYPTFHVRDAEEIKSDSLIRHFNQWDKEIKKTDDWLPKSDKPVKVALTSGASCPDVLVDEVLLKVLDFFENTKDVQKVIKPFEKQLDEVA, encoded by the coding sequence ATGGCACGAAAGAAATTTGATATACCCGACATTTATGAATCCCCGATCATCCGCAAGGTAAAGGATGCAAACAAGGTGGTAGATCCACGCAAAAAGGATCTCGAACCTACCCTGCTCGATTTTGGTCCTGTTCAATTTTACATCCCCCGCCACTTCGGTTTCTGCTATGGGGTGGAGAATGCCATCGATATTGCCTATCGAACGGTTAATGAACACCCGGATAAGGATATCTACCTGTTGAGCGAGATGATCCACAATCCCACCGTGAACGAAGACCTGCAAGCGCGAGGAGTTCGCTTCCTGTTTGAGACGGACGGGACGGAATTGATTCCGATTTCATCGCTCGATCAAGACGACATCGTGATCGTGCCTGCATTCGGTACCACGATAGAGATTCAGCAGAAGCTTAAGGAGCAGGGCATCGATCCCTATGAGTATAACACCACCTGTCCTTTTGTGGAAAAAGTCTGGAAACGCGGAAGTCAGCTAGGCAACAAGGGCTACTCGCTGGTGATTCACGGTAAGCATCATCACGAGGAGACCCGTGCTACCTTCTCGCATAGTTCCAATCACTCGGAATGCGTGGTGGTTCTGAATCCAGAAGAGGCTCAGATTCTGGCTGATATTATGACCGGAGATCGACCCCGAACGGATTTTGAGAAGTATTTCGGACACAAGAGCACAGAGAATTTTGATCCCATTACTTCTCTGGAGCATTTTGGGGTGATTAACCAAACCACGATGCTTGCCACAGAAACACAAGAAGTGATGGATATTCTTAAGGAGGCGGCGGCCAAGCGATTCGGAGAATCCGACGTACTTGACCATTTTGCAGATACCACTGACACGCTCTGTTACGCAACCAATGAGAACCAGTCGGCCACGCTTGCCCTTGCCGATACAGATGCCGATATCGGACTGGTAGTCGGTGGGTACAATTCCTCAAATACCATGCACCTTGTGGAGATTCTTGAGCACGCCTATCCCACCTTCCACGTGCGGGACGCTGAGGAGATTAAGTCTGACTCACTCATCCGGCACTTTAATCAATGGGACAAGGAGATCAAGAAAACCGACGACTGGCTGCCGAAAAGTGATAAACCGGTGAAGGTCGCACTGACTTCCGGTGCTTCTTGTCCGGATGTGCTGGTTGATGAGGTACTGCTGAAGGTGCTCGACTTCTTTGAAAATACCAAGGATGTTCAAAAAGTGATCAAGCCATTCGAGAAGCAACTTGATGAAGTGGCTTAA
- the frr gene encoding ribosome recycling factor translates to MIPKELQSIIKEADKKMDEAVNYFKTELSHVRAGKAQPSLLDGVKVDYYGSKTPLNQLANVSAPEARMLTVQPYDKSALEDIEKAIMSAGLGLNPSNDGNIIRIPLPILSEERRKDLVKRCGELAEDARISVRNTRRNANDEIKKTVKEESLPEDSKFEAEEEIQSITDQHTKKVDELLEQKEKEIMTV, encoded by the coding sequence ATGATACCTAAGGAGTTGCAGTCCATTATCAAGGAAGCCGACAAAAAAATGGACGAAGCCGTGAATTATTTTAAAACCGAACTGTCTCACGTCAGGGCGGGAAAGGCACAGCCCTCACTGCTCGACGGGGTTAAAGTAGACTATTATGGCAGCAAGACACCCCTGAACCAGCTGGCCAATGTTAGCGCACCCGAGGCACGTATGCTTACGGTTCAGCCTTATGATAAGTCGGCCCTGGAAGATATTGAAAAAGCCATCATGTCTGCCGGACTCGGATTGAACCCCAGCAACGACGGAAATATCATACGCATACCTCTCCCCATATTATCGGAAGAACGGCGCAAGGATCTGGTTAAGCGCTGCGGAGAACTGGCTGAAGACGCCCGCATCAGCGTGCGAAATACCCGCCGCAATGCCAATGATGAAATTAAGAAAACGGTCAAGGAAGAATCCCTTCCGGAAGATTCAAAATTTGAGGCGGAAGAAGAGATTCAAAGCATTACCGATCAGCATACCAAGAAAGTTGACGAGCTTCTGGAGCAGAAGGAAAAAGAAATCATGACAGTATAG
- a CDS encoding DUF721 domain-containing protein, which produces MSRYRTNTPKPLKELVKDFLDDVPYRKRLKRGMILSLWDETVGENIAQQTENLRFENSKLILNVKNPAWRHEIHMKRFSIAKKLNDQVGEKIIKEIIVRS; this is translated from the coding sequence ATGTCTCGCTACAGAACAAATACACCGAAACCCCTCAAGGAGCTGGTAAAAGACTTCCTGGATGATGTACCCTACAGAAAGCGTCTGAAGAGGGGAATGATTCTTTCCCTTTGGGATGAGACGGTAGGTGAGAATATTGCTCAACAGACCGAAAACCTGCGTTTTGAAAATAGCAAGCTAATCTTAAATGTGAAGAATCCTGCCTGGCGTCACGAAATCCACATGAAGCGGTTCAGTATCGCAAAAAAGCTTAATGACCAGGTAGGAGAAAAAATCATAAAGGAAATTATCGTTCGTTCCTAG
- a CDS encoding CdaR family protein: MDNEKIEQFKERLQSIWSSIVRSKEESDIEESRKGKIVVFVVAFILALCLWLMVNLSRDYTINVNLPIVMGNMPDDQALTEELPSDATVSISGEGWQLINIYNNPPQVFVDVNQNEINLYEQVQKQLNANPDLSVQKVQPLFLNLDMESKMTKKIPIRSNVEVTFEDQYNFAGEPYLEPDSVTITGAGSIIRNIETWETAPVQFEDVDTDISATVGLKETEPLYSITPLEVTYNANVAQYTEGETRVNIEARNMPSGRSVTFSPSMLTIRYNVPVDQYSEVQELNNPFTAYISYRQISEDTTGFVVPNIENTAPAGYNIKLRSYQPTSVSYFMVLNN, from the coding sequence ATGGATAATGAAAAAATTGAACAGTTCAAGGAACGGCTCCAGTCTATTTGGTCCTCTATCGTCAGAAGTAAAGAAGAAAGCGATATCGAGGAGAGCAGGAAAGGCAAAATCGTTGTATTTGTGGTGGCTTTTATCCTCGCGCTTTGCCTGTGGCTGATGGTGAACCTAAGCAGGGATTATACCATCAATGTCAATTTGCCTATCGTTATGGGTAATATGCCGGACGACCAGGCGCTCACCGAAGAGCTTCCCTCAGACGCCACGGTTAGTATTTCGGGAGAAGGTTGGCAGCTGATTAATATTTATAACAATCCGCCCCAGGTTTTTGTGGATGTGAACCAAAATGAGATTAATCTCTATGAGCAGGTACAGAAACAGCTGAATGCCAATCCGGATTTGAGCGTGCAGAAAGTACAGCCACTTTTTCTCAATCTTGACATGGAGAGCAAGATGACGAAGAAAATTCCCATCCGGTCCAATGTAGAGGTTACTTTTGAGGACCAGTATAATTTTGCGGGCGAACCCTATCTGGAACCGGACAGTGTAACCATCACAGGTGCCGGTTCAATCATTCGCAATATTGAAACGTGGGAAACGGCCCCGGTTCAGTTTGAGGATGTGGATACGGATATTTCTGCCACGGTTGGTTTGAAGGAAACGGAACCTCTGTACAGTATCACACCTCTTGAAGTGACCTATAATGCCAATGTGGCCCAGTATACCGAAGGGGAAACCCGTGTCAATATTGAGGCTCGAAATATGCCTTCCGGACGCAGTGTGACGTTCAGCCCTTCCATGCTAACTATTCGGTATAACGTGCCGGTGGATCAGTATTCGGAGGTTCAGGAGCTGAATAATCCCTTTACTGCTTATATTTCTTACCGGCAGATCAGTGAAGACACTACCGGCTTCGTAGTGCCGAATATTGAAAACACGGCCCCCGCCGGGTACAATATCAAATTGCGTTCCTATCAGCCTACCAGTGTCTCGTACTTTATGGTACTGAATAATTAA
- the prmC gene encoding peptide chain release factor N(5)-glutamine methyltransferase: MSTKLKDWTVLSMLEWGTEYFKERGIPDPRLSIEWLLAETLQVKRLDLYLKFDRPLSQTELDNIRPLVKRRAKHEPLQYILGYTEFMNAHITVSPEVLIPRIETEQLVEILLDDHPSDEGSEEKKVIDIGTGSGCIPIALKMERPDWQVDALDISKEAIRIARENAENNEVDVNFISGNILQWKELPLEGSYDIIISNPPYVLPEEKEELEEQVVRHEPSLALFCDNLEKMYGSVIRFSEKYLQDQGMLYLEVHEKYGEQIQQLFDDTRWETSLLKDYDKKPRFIIAKLA, translated from the coding sequence ATGAGCACCAAGCTCAAGGACTGGACTGTTCTGTCCATGCTGGAGTGGGGAACAGAATACTTTAAGGAAAGAGGCATCCCCGATCCACGCCTAAGCATCGAATGGCTTCTTGCGGAGACCCTGCAAGTGAAGCGTCTCGATCTATATCTTAAATTCGACCGCCCCCTATCGCAAACGGAACTCGATAACATACGTCCTTTGGTCAAGAGAAGGGCAAAACACGAGCCTCTTCAATATATCCTGGGCTACACCGAATTTATGAATGCCCATATCACGGTATCTCCCGAAGTACTCATCCCGAGGATAGAGACTGAACAGCTGGTTGAGATTCTGCTGGATGATCACCCTTCTGACGAAGGATCCGAGGAGAAAAAGGTAATCGATATCGGTACCGGATCGGGTTGCATTCCCATCGCCCTTAAGATGGAGCGCCCCGACTGGCAGGTGGATGCACTCGATATCTCCAAAGAGGCAATTCGCATAGCAAGGGAGAATGCCGAAAACAACGAGGTAGATGTAAACTTCATCAGCGGCAACATCCTGCAGTGGAAAGAACTTCCGCTTGAAGGGAGCTACGACATCATCATTTCCAATCCTCCCTATGTCTTACCCGAAGAAAAAGAGGAGCTTGAAGAGCAGGTTGTCCGGCACGAACCTTCGCTTGCACTTTTTTGCGACAATCTTGAAAAAATGTATGGAAGTGTGATCCGATTTTCTGAGAAATATTTGCAAGACCAGGGTATGCTCTACCTTGAAGTGCACGAAAAATATGGAGAGCAAATTCAGCAGCTTTTTGACGATACCCGGTGGGAAACCTCCC